In Limisphaerales bacterium, the DNA window CGGAATTTTTCGATTTTCTCGGGGGGCTCTTTTTTCCAGCCCATGTCGCCGGTCTCGGTGATCCAGGTGTCGAGGGCGGCGCGCATTTCGGTGAGGGCTTTCAGGTGTTCGGGGCGGGTGGAATCGATGAGGTTGTTGAGCTCGTTGGGGTCGGCCTCGGTGTCGTAGAGGGATTCGCGGCGGAACTCGGTGAAGAGCGGGCGCAGGTGCGGATCGAGTGTTCCTTTTTTGTACAGGTCACGCATGACCTGCTGCACAGGGAAACATTTCTCCTTATAAAAATTCACGTAGGTGCCGAAGTTGATCTCGGGCTGGAAGTTTCGGATGTAATGGTAGCGCTTGCCACGGACCGACCGCAGCCGGAACTGCACATCATCCACGCGATCGCGCGCGCTGAAGGCGTATCGGCGCTGGGGATCGCGATCTTTGCCGAGGAAATTCCGGCTTTGCATGCCCAAAGGACGCGGCACGCCGGCCAGCGACAGCGTGGTGGCGGTGAGATCCAACAGACTGATCACCTCCTCGTTCACCGTGCCGGGTTTGAAGCCTTCGGGCGCGGGATAATTCTTGGGCCACTTGATGATCATCGGCACGTGCAGACCGGTGTCGTACACCCAATGGATGCTGCGATGGTCCACGCGGCCGTTGTCGCCAAAGACAATGATGATCGTGTCGTCGAGCAGCTTTTCCTTTTCCAGCTCCGCCAACACAATGCCCACGCGGCGGTCCATGTTGGAAACGGAGTTCAGGTAGCGTGCCCATTCCTCGTTGGAAGTTTTGTGTTTGGGAAAATACGCCGGCGGCACGACCGACTCCGGCTTGGCATACTGCACGTGCTCCTCCTCGCCCCACCACTTGATGCGCTCGGGGCGGTTCGTCCGAAAATCATAAATATCATACTCCGCTTCCGGCGTGTTCACCTGCAGAAAAAATGGCCGCCGCTTTTTGATGTCATCCCAGTTGGTGCTCTCAAAAATTTTCCCTTCATTGACGAAATTCAAATCCAGCTTACCCGAGCCGACCACTTGCTCGCCGATTTTCTTGATGGACCCGGTAAAGTAGCCGGCCTCCTTCAGCCGATGCGTCAACGGCCGCACGCCTTCGGGCAGCCGAAAGCCGTCATCGCGATGATCCGGGAAGTGATGGAGATTCACCGAGGTCTGGTACATGCCGGTCATAAACGCCGACCGGCTCGGCGCGCACACCGGCGCGGTGGCAAACACCCGTGTGTACCGCACCCCCTGCGCCGCCAATTGATCCAGATGCGGCGTATGCACCCCCTGCCGCCCGAAGCAGCCGAAGTCGAGGTTGCAGTTATCCGTGATCAGCCAAAGGATGTTGGGCGCGTACGTGCGGTACTTGGCCGAGGCAACATTGGGCAAATAAAGCAGCAGGGTTAAGAGGAACAAATTTCTCATGGAGGAGAAAATTGTACGCATACTGTGCGGCCCGGGCAAGTTCCGCGTTGGCAAAAGAAAGACGCGAATTACCCTGAATAATAGGGTTCAAACCCATCTGTGTTAATTCGTGAAATCTGAGTCTTTATTATAGCAGCGAATTCACATTCTCCGGCGGGCGACCGATGACGGCGCGCGTATCGTTCAGCACGATTGGACGTTCGAGGAGGATGGGATTTGCGACAATTGCAGTGAGAATTTCGGTTTCGGTGGATTCGGGTGAGAGGCCGCACGCGGCGTATTCGGCTTCTTTGGTGCGCAACAAATCGTGCCCGGGGCAGTCGAGTTTTTGCAGTAGATTGCGCAAAGCGGGTTTGTCGGGCGGCGATTTGAGGTATTCGATGACTTCCGGTTCCACGGCATTTTCGCGCAGGAGCGCGAGGGCTTGGCGGCTTTTGGAGCAGCGGGGGTTGTGGTAAATGATCATTGGCCGGCTTCCTGTGAGGGGAGGTATTCGCGGTAGGTAAACAACGCGGCCCCAGCGACGAGGAAAATAAACGTGGCCACGCAAAGTACAATCCCGGCGGAAATGGATGAGGTTGACGACCAACTCACAAACAAGTCGGCCACCATTTCGTTTTGTCCCAGCAAGGTGTGAATGTGGCGGAGGATGGAAAGTTGATTGATGTTGCTGGTTTCCACCATACCGAGGCCGACCTCCACGATGAGCCAATAAAGAATGCCAATGACCACGAAGCGTTGGTGCAATAAACCGAGCAATGCGGACAGCGCGCTCCACGCGAAGATGGCAAGGAATTGCGTGAGCAACATCGTGGGCAACAGTGCGCCGAGCCCTTCCGCTTGTTTCACCACGCCGAGCGCGAAGAGGCCGAGCGTGCCGGCGAAAAAAATTAACTGCAACCAAAACACGTGGCAAAGGTATTGCAGCAGAAACAACGTGTGCCGCCGCAGCGGGCGGGTGCACAGAAAACTCAAGGTGTTGGCCTGCACTTCGGCGCGCATCATGGAGCCGCACACATTGAGGCAGGTGAGGGGCAGTAGAAATTGAATGTAAAATCCAATTACCCAGCCGAGCCATTCTTTTTCCTGCCCGCTTCGGATAGTAAGCAGCATCAGGAAACCGAGCGCGCACGCGCCGAGACCCCAGCGGACTAACGTGCCGGTGGTGCTACGCTGCGCCCACACGAGTGCCCACATGCCACGCAAGGCTTCACCAAAATTCACTGCGGAAATCGTGGAAGGTGTGTGGCTCATTCGGTCATCTTTTCAAAAATATCCTGCAGCGATCGGTCGCGGCTGCGCAGTTCGTGCAGGGCAATGTTGTTGTCGGTTAGCAAATCAACGAGGGTTTCGCCAAAACGCTGCGGATCTTTTACTCGCAAATCTAGCCCGCCTTCGCCGTCGCCGTCGCTGGCATCGGTACGATCAAACCCCAGCAACAATCCGGCCTCAAAGAGCACCCGGGTGAACCGCTCGGGATCACTGCAGCGAATGTGGAGGTTTGCCTCGGTGCCCTGCAGGCGGCGTTGGAGCGCGAGTTGACTGCCGCTGGCGATCACGCGGCCCCAGTTTAAAATCAAAATCTCCGGGCACAGCGCTTCCAGCTCGTGCAAAATGTGGCTGCTAATCAGTACCGTGGTGCCTTCGGCGGCGAGTTGTTTGAGAATGCGTTGCACCTCCTGCCGGCCCATCGGATCGAGCCCGTTCATCGGTTCATCCAAAACGAGCAGACACGGATGATGCAACAGCGCTTGGGCGAGTTTCACGCGCTGGCGCATGCCTTTGGAAAATTGGCCGAGCGGTTTTTCCCAGTGCACGCGGTCGAGCTTCACGCGATCGAGAATGGCATCCACATGATCCGGCGCGACGGATGGTGCGATGCCCGAGAGCATCGCCAAGCCGCGCAGCCACGTGCGCGCCCGCAGGTGATCGGGTAGCGCATCGTCTTCCGGGCAAAAGCCAATCTCGCGCAGCACGTCGGGATTGTTCCACGGCTGCACGCCAAAGACCGTCAACGCGCCATCACTGGGCCGCAACTGGCCGGTGATGATTTTGATGAGCGTGCTCTTGCCCGCGCCGTTGGGGCCGACCAAGCCGGTGAGCCCGGGCCCGATTTCGAAGCTGATGTTGTTGAGCCCCATCACGATGCCGTACCAACGGCTCAGCTCGGTGGCTTGGATGACCGGCGTTATGCTTTCACCACTCATTCGGGTTTCACCTTTTTGTAAAGCGTCACCAGCGCCCCGGCGGAAAGAACGCTGAGGGCCGCGATTGCGGCCGAGACATTTTCAGCCGTCAATGCCAGTCGCGTTTTGATGGTTTTGATGAGGCCCATTTCTGTGAAGCCCGGATATTGGTCGCCTAATTCATCGAAGTCACCGCCGATGTCGAAAATGCTCCGCTGCAATAATTCAAGGTCGAACCAAAAGCTCAGGTACTGCAGCCAATAATTTTTGGAGCCCATGCCGATGCCCGAGAGCACCACGCCCATTAGCAACAACCCCACCCAAATGGCCGTGGCCGTGCGCGGGCTGGCGGTCATCGCCGAAATGCCCAGCGCCATCAGCCCCAAAATCACCATACCCGATCCCACAAACGCCACCGAATGCAGCAGTGCCGGAGCCGTGTGCCAAAAAAATGAAACTTCCGGTGCCATTAAATTCCCCATCATCCACGTAGCCAGTATCGGCCCCAGCCAAGTTAGCGTGAGCAGCAGCAGCACACCGGCGAATTTGCCAATGCAATAATCAAACCGGCTCACGGCTTTCGACGAATAAATGGTGATCGCACGGCTGGACAAATCGCTGGTGATCAGCCGCGGGATGGCCATTCCTAATGCCACAAGCGAAAGCGTGAGCGAAGATACGATCGCGCCGGTGAACAAATAAAAGAACATGTTGTACGTCATGCCGATTGCAATGCGCGGATTATCAGCCGCCCAAGCCCGGAACATCGGCGCGAAGGATTCGAAGAGATCCAAATCTTCCGTGATGAAGTCGGACACCGCGCTGTTCTCAACCATCAACTGACCGAACCCAAACAGAAACACCCCCTGCAACAGCGCGTAAATCCAACACGTCCACATCACCCAACGCATGCCTTTTACTTTGAGGCACGCGGTGAGCGTGGCCTGGGCGATCACCCAGCGGCGATAGCCGATGCCGCGCGTTTCGCCGTCGCGATGGGTGTAGCTGGAATCAATCAGGGCCATGAGTCGATAAGGCTTGGAGGAAAACCTCCTCAAGCGCGTTAGGGCTGGGCAATGCCTCGATGGGGCGCACACCTTCTTCGCGCAAAAATTTCAAAACCGGCGTGAGACTTTCGCGCCCGTGCCGCACGGTGATGTGTCCGTTGGATTCCAGTTCGGCGGTGCATTCGTTTGCACGGAGTACTTCCAGCACGCGGCTGTGTTCGCCTTCCACCACCAGCTCGGCAAACCCTGCGCGCCGGGCTTTCAAATTTTTCAGTGTGTCCTGCACCAACACCTCGCCGCGGGCGATGATGATGATTTCGCCGCAAATACGATCCACGTCCTGCAACAAATGCGAGGACAAGATCACAGAAATTTGGTGCTGTTTCCAAAGGCTCTCCACAAGCTGCAGGATTTGCTCACGCCCCCGGGGGTCCAAGCCGTTGGTAGGTTCATCGAGGAAAACCAACTCCGGATCGTGCACGATAGCTTGGGCGAGTTTCACGCGTTGCTTCATGCCCGTGGAATACGTGTCCACCGCGCGATAGCGTTCCTGTCCCATGCCCACAAAATCGAGCATCTCATGCGCCCGCTGCCGCGCCTCCTTGAACGGCAGGCCATTGAGCTGCGCGCAGTACGTCACGTATTCGCAGCCGAGCATCCCCGAGATCAGGCAATCCTGCTCCGGCGCGTAGCCCACTCGCGTGCGGATCTCGCGGCCTTCGCTGCCCACATCGCGCCCCAGCAACTGTGCATCGCCCATCGAGATGGGATGCAATTGCAACAGACATTTAATGAGCGTGCTTTTCCCCGCGCCATTGGGCCCGAGCAAGCCAATTGTGCCCGGCGACACACTAAGCGAAACATTATTCAGCGCCGCAAAGTCACCAAAAAGTTTGGTCACCCCATTGGTCTCAATAATCGCGCCAGACATCCGCGCGAAAGTTACGGGAAAGTCACGCGCAGGCCAAGCCAAAGGTAAGGCGGTTGCTCCGAAACCGCCGCGGCGCGCTGGGACAGCGCGCCCTACCTGCGCATCAGGCGTAGTTGGAAACGTAGGGAAGTTTTTCGGCAACCGACTTGGCGGCTTCGAGGTTCTCGAGAAGGCCAGCGCGGGCGTTCCAAGAGCCGTCGAGGTATTGGCCTTGGGCGCCGGGTTGAATTTCCAATGAAATGATTTCGCCACCGCCAGTAATGGTGGCAGCGGCAACGTCGATGGATAATTCGGCGGCCGGATCGGCCTCAATGGCGTCCTGCAGCTTGGCGCACGTGACGTGGTCCGCGGTAAAGCACGGGATAGCGAGCGAGACGCAGTTACCATGAAAAATTTCGCTGGAGCTCTCGGCGATGATGGCGCGGATGCCCCAGCGCTTGAGGGATTGCGGGGCGTGCTCGCGGCTGGAGCCGCAGCCAAAGTTCTTGTTGGCGACAAGGATGGCGCCGTTGGCAAAACGGGCGTCGGCGAAGGGATGGGTTTCATCCTTGGCGGCGAGCCCCTTGATGTCATCGGCAAAAGCATGCTCGCCAATGCCGTCAAAGGTAACGCACTTGAGGTACCGCGCGGGGATGATGCGGTCAGTGTCGATGTCGTTGCCGCGCAGCGGAATGCCGGGGCCGGTAACGTGACTGATAATTTCGCCTGCCATGTTAATTCTCCAGATGTTCTCGCACGTCGGTGACTTTGCCTTCCACCGCAGCGACAGCGGCCATGGCCGGACTCATCAAAAGCGTCCGGCCGGTGGGGGAGCCTTGGCGGCCCTTGAAATTGCGGTTCGAAGTGCTGGCGCTGATTTCGTTCCCGGAAAGCTGATCCGGATTCATCGCCAGACACATGCTGCAGCCGGCTTCGCGCCATTGGAAACCAGCTTCATCGAAGACCTTATCGAGGCCTTCGTCGATGGCTTGGCGAGCGACTTCCTGCGAACCGGGCACGGCGAGGGCGCGCACGCCGGCGGCGACTTGTTTGCCCTTCACAAATTTTGCCGCCTCGCGCAGATCGGATAAACGACCATTCGTGCAGGAGCCAATGAAGACCACGTTGACCGGCGTGCCGATGATCGGTTGGCCTTCCTCGAAGCTCATGTATTCATAGGCCTCGCGCACGACGAGTTGATCGGAATCGGCGAAGGAATCCACCTGCGGCAGATTTTGCGACACGCCAACGGATTGGGCAGGCGTAATGCCCCACGTCACGAAAGGCTCGATGTCTTCGCCTTTGATCTCAATGACATCGTCGTACTCGGCATCAGCATCGCTGGCGAGGGATTGCCAGTCGGCCACGGCGCGTTCCCATGCTTCGCCTTCGGGGCAGTAGTCGCGGTCCTTCAGATAATCAAACGTGGTTTGGTCGGGATTCACATAACCGCAACGCGCGCCGCCTTCGATGGACATGTTGCACACCGTCATGCGCTCTTCCATGGTCATG includes these proteins:
- a CDS encoding sulfatase, whose product is MRNLFLLTLLLYLPNVASAKYRTYAPNILWLITDNCNLDFGCFGRQGVHTPHLDQLAAQGVRYTRVFATAPVCAPSRSAFMTGMYQTSVNLHHFPDHRDDGFRLPEGVRPLTHRLKEAGYFTGSIKKIGEQVVGSGKLDLNFVNEGKIFESTNWDDIKKRRPFFLQVNTPEAEYDIYDFRTNRPERIKWWGEEEHVQYAKPESVVPPAYFPKHKTSNEEWARYLNSVSNMDRRVGIVLAELEKEKLLDDTIIIVFGDNGRVDHRSIHWVYDTGLHVPMIIKWPKNYPAPEGFKPGTVNEEVISLLDLTATTLSLAGVPRPLGMQSRNFLGKDRDPQRRYAFSARDRVDDVQFRLRSVRGKRYHYIRNFQPEINFGTYVNFYKEKCFPVQQVMRDLYKKGTLDPHLRPLFTEFRRESLYDTEADPNELNNLIDSTRPEHLKALTEMRAALDTWITETGDMGWKKEPPEKIEKFR
- the arsC gene encoding arsenate reductase (glutaredoxin) (This arsenate reductase requires both glutathione and glutaredoxin to convert arsenate to arsenite, after which the efflux transporter formed by ArsA and ArsB can extrude the arsenite from the cell, providing resistance.), whose protein sequence is MIIYHNPRCSKSRQALALLRENAVEPEVIEYLKSPPDKPALRNLLQKLDCPGHDLLRTKEAEYAACGLSPESTETEILTAIVANPILLERPIVLNDTRAVIGRPPENVNSLL
- a CDS encoding ABC transporter permease translates to MSHTPSTISAVNFGEALRGMWALVWAQRSTTGTLVRWGLGACALGFLMLLTIRSGQEKEWLGWVIGFYIQFLLPLTCLNVCGSMMRAEVQANTLSFLCTRPLRRHTLFLLQYLCHVFWLQLIFFAGTLGLFALGVVKQAEGLGALLPTMLLTQFLAIFAWSALSALLGLLHQRFVVIGILYWLIVEVGLGMVETSNINQLSILRHIHTLLGQNEMVADLFVSWSSTSSISAGIVLCVATFIFLVAGAALFTYREYLPSQEAGQ
- a CDS encoding ABC transporter ATP-binding protein; the encoded protein is MSGESITPVIQATELSRWYGIVMGLNNISFEIGPGLTGLVGPNGAGKSTLIKIITGQLRPSDGALTVFGVQPWNNPDVLREIGFCPEDDALPDHLRARTWLRGLAMLSGIAPSVAPDHVDAILDRVKLDRVHWEKPLGQFSKGMRQRVKLAQALLHHPCLLVLDEPMNGLDPMGRQEVQRILKQLAAEGTTVLISSHILHELEALCPEILILNWGRVIASGSQLALQRRLQGTEANLHIRCSDPERFTRVLFEAGLLLGFDRTDASDGDGEGGLDLRVKDPQRFGETLVDLLTDNNIALHELRSRDRSLQDIFEKMTE
- a CDS encoding ABC transporter ATP-binding protein, whose amino-acid sequence is MSGAIIETNGVTKLFGDFAALNNVSLSVSPGTIGLLGPNGAGKSTLIKCLLQLHPISMGDAQLLGRDVGSEGREIRTRVGYAPEQDCLISGMLGCEYVTYCAQLNGLPFKEARQRAHEMLDFVGMGQERYRAVDTYSTGMKQRVKLAQAIVHDPELVFLDEPTNGLDPRGREQILQLVESLWKQHQISVILSSHLLQDVDRICGEIIIIARGEVLVQDTLKNLKARRAGFAELVVEGEHSRVLEVLRANECTAELESNGHITVRHGRESLTPVLKFLREEGVRPIEALPSPNALEEVFLQALSTHGPD
- a CDS encoding isopropylmalate isomerase, whose product is MAGEIISHVTGPGIPLRGNDIDTDRIIPARYLKCVTFDGIGEHAFADDIKGLAAKDETHPFADARFANGAILVANKNFGCGSSREHAPQSLKRWGIRAIIAESSSEIFHGNCVSLAIPCFTADHVTCAKLQDAIEADPAAELSIDVAAATITGGGEIISLEIQPGAQGQYLDGSWNARAGLLENLEAAKSVAEKLPYVSNYA
- the leuC gene encoding 3-isopropylmalate dehydratase large subunit, whose amino-acid sequence is MGQNLYHKVFDRHCVGQLPSGQYQLFIGLHLIHEVTSPQAFAMIREQGLSVPFPERTFATVDHIIPTTGTGRQRPLQDALAEEMLQHIEQNTADYGINFFSPEKGEQGVVHVVGPERGLTQPGMTIACGDSHTSTHGAFGTLAFGIGTSQVADALATQTLAMAKLKVRRINFTGSLKPGVYAKDVALAYIHHLGVNGGVGYAYEFGGDIIDRMTMEERMTVCNMSIEGGARCGYVNPDQTTFDYLKDRDYCPEGEAWERAVADWQSLASDADAEYDDVIEIKGEDIEPFVTWGITPAQSVGVSQNLPQVDSFADSDQLVVREAYEYMSFEEGQPIIGTPVNVVFIGSCTNGRLSDLREAAKFVKGKQVAAGVRALAVPGSQEVARQAIDEGLDKVFDEAGFQWREAGCSMCLAMNPDQLSGNEISASTSNRNFKGRQGSPTGRTLLMSPAMAAVAAVEGKVTDVREHLEN